In Platichthys flesus chromosome 6, fPlaFle2.1, whole genome shotgun sequence, the genomic stretch TTCTCCGACCTTCTGTGTGTACTGGTGGactcttctgattggctgctcatCTTTAAATCAAGTGGTACAGTGAACGTCTTCAGTTCATTTGTCTTATTAATCTCACATCTGCACTGAGAGCTGATACTTGTTTATGTTTCACTGTaaaactgaatgttttttttaccagaacAAGGTGTGTATGAGTCGGTCACCATGTTGACCTCAGATGAGTTTACTCGACTGCTGCCGTGGGCTTTCTACAGGTGAGCGTTCCTCGTCCTGAAGTCTCTGACTCGGTCCATCAAACTTTTTACTTAACAAGAAATTCCAGCTTTTAGAATCCTCGATCTTTTTCTGTAGCTTCATTCATgaggtcaaaataaaacagatgcaAAGATTTTATTAATGTCTTTCTAGAcccaacaaataaaaacatacgCGGGTAGGATTGTTGACCTCTCAGGTTTCCCAGCATGTAAAGCAGAGGATACAGTGATCCATGCTTCTGTCTGTAGTTTGTCTGTGAGCAGGTTTTGTTTCTGGAGTAAAACTCAAAAACCAGTTAGAACTTTGCAGAAATGTTTATCAGGTGGTTGAGCCTTTTGAAAGTTTGGTTTTATAATGATTTAACTTTTGCcttgaaaatatgaatcttTTCTCTCTGATGTAATTGACTagcttcctgttgtgttgtgttgtgtagcctgctgctccagcagagtgccgagctgctgcacagagtgTTGTGTTGTCCAGGGTTCCTCCAGGCGGCCGTCCTCCTCTACGTCCGCCTGCTGCAGCTCGTCCTGGACGGACACGCACCAGCCGCCGAGCACCCTGAGCAGCAGGTGAGCTGAAGTGTTCATCAGCTCATGTTGGTGtcgagctttaaaaaaaacctctgaatatcaaatacacaaatatgcTTCGTCAGGTGGATCCGTCCCAGATTCTGAGCCGAGCCAAGAGGTTTCTCCTGAGAGCGATCTCCCAGACGTCTCTGTCCTCCGCTCAACGCCGACGGGTAAACGACACACGAGCATTAGGTTCCACCAGCTcgatgaaccccccccccccccgctgacatTCACCCGTCTCCCTCTTGTCTTTTGTCTCCGTCGGGGGGGTGTCCTGTCGCAGCTGGAGTCGCAGTGTGCAGATGTGGATCCAGAGGTGGCGGCAGCGCTCTCCGTGCACCTCGGTGCTCCGAGCCTCAGCCCCGAGATGGACTTCCTCTGAACACGTGAGAATAAAACTCactgcaaacccccccccccccccatctgatCCACAGAAGCTTCTGGATCTGTTGTAGCCCCCCCCCCGTTACAGAAACATGTTATATCTCTCAAAGAGCAGATTCTACaacagctgtttaaaaaaggtcgacattttatttactttttttttacataatgaaCACACAACTTTACACATGTACATCTGAAGCCCTTTGGTTTTACAACTTGAAGAAACCTGAACCGGGACCTGAAGGTCaagtgtgtaagattcaggtgaGAAGGTTCTTTGTGCACAaactgaatattaaattatcctggtgatgttttcactagtttgtttcatctaaattgtacaagtAGTAGTTTTCTTTACCCCAGAATcagactttatatttacatcaggagcggctcctctctacggaggcagccatgttttttttacagtcgcccagactggacaaactaaaccttttgagtttttatgacgacTGAAGCTTCCACTGGTTCTCTATgatgtttggaagggggggggggggattgaggggtgttcagctgcaacttgacacttcaccactagatgtcactacattcttcacactgaacctttcagttaaaatcattttgtgtcatgaggaggagacacagcagATTGAAATCAACACTATGCAGCTTCTTTTCACCAGAACCAGTCCCCGGCCCACAGTTCATGTACCCGAGCAGCAGAGCTGGACCGGAACTCTCTGCCGTCATCTGTCCTGGTCCTGCTGAGCCACCTCACCGCTCTGAGTGATGCTGCGCTGCTCAGAATATGGCGGAGGCGGCTGCTGCTTCTGGCTGAGGCCTCTCTGCGCCTCGGTCTGGATCACCGGGTGGACCATGGACATGTGGACGTTGAGGTTGTGGGCCTTCTCGAAACGCTTCCCGCACATCAGGCAGGCGAACTCCAGGTCGGCCTCTGCCTTGTGTTTGGTCATGTGGTATTTGAGTGACGCCCGCTGGCGGCACTGGAAGCCGCACACCTCacacctgcaggagagagagacttttAAAACAACAGTGTTTCTAATGCATCACCTGTTTTTCTCCTGGTTTAAACGTTCAGTTTAGTTTCCTCTTCATGAGGATCGACAGCCACACATTCATTATTAACTCCATGAAGAAGGttctgttttcacctctgtctgtttgttagtgaggtTAACTACTAACTGGCAAAGCAGTTTTACAGTCTACTGCACTGCATTATGGGTATTATCAAAGTCTGGCCCATACTAGGACAATCAAGTTATAACGGCCTCTTCATCTTTAAAATTGagcaaatctgtcaaatatgaaaaatggAGCATAAAAGAGTCAGTTCCTCTCATCCAGGTGTGATCTGATGATGGGGTTTGAAGGCGGCGCTACGTACTGCAGCGGTTTGGCTCCTGAATGTCTCATCTGGTGGACGGACAGGTGCTTCCTCTGTTTGAAGGTCTGACCGCACTGGTCACAGATGTAGTTCCTCTCCTCTGGAAAACAGAGACCAACACCCGACATGAGAAACGCTCTGACGACTGGCAGCTCGGAGCTGGAGTGTCCTGGCCTCACCTGTGTGGATGAGCTTGACGTGTCGCTGCAGGTAGCGGTCGATCATGAAGACCTTGTTGCAGCCGGGATGAGGACACGGccgctctctcacctcctcgTGATGCTCCTTGATGTGCTTCTAAAAAATAAGATACAAAAAAACCATCAACAACAGCTAAATACTGGTTTATTATTGGCTTTTATTggtttaaaaatatacaaagacTTGTGTAGGGTTCATTGTTAATGTGAGTTAAATAACTAAATGTATATCAGTTAGGTGAAAACTGACCTTCAGACCATCCGGAGCTCTGTAAACGGCTGTGCAGCCCTGATACGGACACTTGTAGATGTTGGGAAGTTCCtctctttaaattaaaacaacagttaATGTGCGTTGTGTTTATCTGGAGCAGTTAAATTCCACAAACCACCTTCAATCTGctgaaataaaatacacattcaaacagaggttgtgtgtttcagagtgtTGTTGTGAGCTAGTTGCCGTCGCACCCTTTAGGTTTGAACTTGTTCTTCCAGCCGGGTTTGGGACCTGGTTTCTTTTTGATCTTGGGCTCCTCCGGGCCCTTCGGGCTTTGTCTCCTCTTGTTGGGGACGGTCGCTCTGCGAGCACTGAGGGCGAGAGAACAACGTGAGACCACAACTACTTGAATCCACCTGTGAAGGATCAAACACTTTAGAGTCTTTGTTCCAACCTCTTGTCCGAGTCCGGCTCCAACGACTGATCGTCTAAACCCTCTCCTCTTCTACTCGCCTCCAACTCGTCCTCGGAGACGACTCTGGAAACACAGGGATCGGACGTTTGGGTTTGAATCATCTGACGACATGACAGCAAGAGAAGCCAAACGtctcatgactgacagctgagactgactcattgGACAAGAACATGTGGTGACAGCTCGGACTCTGACTCCCAGTGACGTCACTGGTGCAGGACGGCAGCACCAGTGTCCGAGACGCTttggctttgtgttttgttggaagtggagacgtgtcgttcATCTGTACTAACATCGGCCAAATTAAGAAAACTACAGGTTCTGAGGTGAAAAGGAGTTGTGAGACGAACCTGTCGGACAAGTCGCTGTCAGCTGCTCTGTCCTCCGGCCGAGCCGACGCCTCCTCAGCACCTTTCACATCGAGATGAGAACATCCAGAAGCATGTGAGTCATGGAATCATAATGAGGAGTCAGCCGTTAGGAGtgtaaacagagtgtgtgtcacTGGTTGTGTTCACATGTGGGGAGGAGCCAAGAATCAAACTAACCTGAAATAATCTCAGTATCACAAAAACAGAACGTCATATCACGTGTGGaggttaaagcaacactatggaACGTTAACAAAGCAGCGCCCTCTACAGGCACCTGTGGCGTGACAGGTTGTGACCTCACATGACTTGTGGACCGTCTCACCTCCAGTGGTGCTGGTCCAGTCCACCAGTGCTGAGCTCTGAGCCTGCACTGCTGGCGGAAGGAGGGGAGTGTTTCTACTTCCTGTCTGCGTCCTTCCATTGCCGCCGGGCTGCTCCTCTTTATCCTCCTGcggctccgcctcctcctctgacatcactCTGTCGCCACGCCCCGAGTTCACCTGGTGCCCTGGACTGGTGTTGCTGGTGTTCATGATGTGTCTGTGACCATCACCGCAGCCCCACACGGCTCTAACCGAGCCCCAGCACCGGCCCTTCAGCACCTCCTTCAGGTCGGGGAGGGAGCGGCAGGCCTCTCCGTGGCGGTGAGCCCAGGACACCAGACTGTGGAGGCACTTTGAGTCTGAGGTGAAAGATGGTGGAGCTGGAAGAAAACAGCAGAACGTCTCAACAGGGGGAAGCCGACAGTTAACTCGTGTTGTctgaaattaataaatgaagaTTTACTTATTGAGCCCAGATCTACTGACGACTCCGGACACGTTGAATTCTtcctgaaacagaaacaaacagctgctcatGTTTCTCCACTTCCACATTTGGAATCCTTCCGTTGTGAGAACATTTTAACAGAAGATTAATTTGGCTTTTCACTCGGACTCACCGGCTTTTCAGGTTCTCCTTCCCGACTGGAGGGAGGTTGACTCGCTGCAGGAACCGGACCAGGATGCTGTGGCACTTGTAGAACTTGGCGTGGCATTTCTTACAGATAAACTCCGACAGCCGGGGGTCGCGGTCCAACTGGACGCCGACCAGCCGCTGGAAATCTGAGTGGAATAAAAGGGGCGACTGTGTCCCAGCATCCGAGTCCTCGTCTAAGAGACCGATGGAGTCCCGTGACCAGCGGTTGAAGGCGTGACGCAGGCTGCGTGGAGAGAACTTCCCGTGGCAGAGGCGACAGACGGCCGTGGACAATCTCCCTGTGGAGCAAAGAAGCAGATCATCAGTTCCATAGATCTCAGTTTTTACCTAAAACACGTAAATAAACTCTGTCTCTGAATCTGCAAGAAAGAAACCGAGGATGAAAACTGACTTTGTACCAAACTCTTCAtagaaatgttcaaataatcCACTTTCCACTGTTACTAATACAGAGTTTAGACTTAAACTGTTAATGCTGAATTCATAAGTGGTAAATAAACGAGTAAAGGGACGGATTGTGGATGAGTTcggtgtctctgtctctctcacctgaaGGTTTGGACTTGTTCTCCGGAGGTTTCAGTGTCTCCTCGCTGAGCTCTGAGTTCACAGTCTTGTCTGTGGCAGCGTCATTGTGGTAAAAATCATCCGTTGCCACTGGGACAGTCTTTCGAGGTCTCCCTCTGGTTCCGGGCGTCTTCTTCTCCTCGCCGAGTCTCACCGCCGTCTGCCGCCGAGTCTCAGACGACCTTGGACGCCTGGCTTTCTTCTTCATGGTTTATCCTGCAGCTGAAGATGGAAGCCGGCCGCCTGCGTCGCTGTAAAGATTTGAAACGTGTTAATCGTGgtatcacctcctcctccctgaagCTGCCCCCCCGATCCCTGTCTCCCACACCAGGCTGCGACTCGGTGGCGCTCAGTGTGGCGGCCGGCGCCTGGAACCTTCTCCCGGGGGAAATCAactctcttttaaaaaacaggCTCAATCCAACATGTTCCTAAAAATCACTCGGTTACATCATCAGGAACGAGCAGGGccgctgtggctcagggggtagagagGGTTGTCCACTCTCCCAGAGGTTGACGTCTGTGCTGACAGTTTAATGAAAGCTGTGTGATAAAGAAAGTTCTGCTTATAGAATAAAATCTATATAAACACAGATCACATCACCATTCATACTTTTAACATCTGTTggttgattttcttttatttctttatctatAAATTCACTAAATAAGTCcacattatttatcattattattctcTATCTCTGAGATGATTGTCCGGGTTTCACTTGTTGCattgtttaaaaatacattctcaATTAATTGTCTGTTTCCACAACTTGATTTCAGTTGAATTTGTGTATTTACAAAGGACTTTATTGAGTTTCTACGAGTTTCTCCATcatattttgtgattttatgAATCAACTCATGTAAAACAACGATCGTCAGATTCATGAGGTGAAAATAACGGTAACCGACCATCTGACGTCACATTAAACATGTCCTCTCACGTGATGAAACATGTTTCAATTCGTACGTCGCGCTCACGTCTCTGTTTGGCGAATGTCGTGAAGCTACGTTAGCTTCGTTAGCCGCAGCGCGACGCACCGGTTCCGCCTTCACGTTAAAACCCGTTACAAAGTGCAGTGACGCGTGTTTACCGTGAGCGTGCGTGAGTCCCGATCCCGGAGCTGCGTGGTGTTTTCACACGAGACGAGTTTCACATCAGCGTCAGGAGCTGCAGATGTAAACAGTAGAACCCGGAAGTGCTACCGGAACGAGAAAAGGAGACCGGAAGGGGCCACAGCGCCGCCCGCTGGTCACAGGGACACACTGAGCAGTCCATGGTTGcaggttatgtttgttttgattattttaattaataaaacaacaggaatCACATACAAGCTGCAGCtctactgccccctggtggagggGCCCGACCTGGAGACAAACATTCCATTAATGAGTTCAGTTAAGACATGAGAGATTTAGGATAAAGATTAAATTATGGGTAACTGattgatttaataataataataataacaatacctctccttgtatagcacttatctaaacaaggtaaCACAGTGCTTCACAAAAATCACTGGCAGAAAACTTAATGAACTAATATAAAGGTATTAAATTCAGTTCCATTTTAAaagccaaatcataatataataaactCAAGACGTTAAACTTCATAGAGAAACAGTTCCCACGATGAGCAAACACTTTGAGGAGAGTAAGAACTCATGAGCTTCTGTTGTTCGGGTTTGACCTCTACTGGGAGACTGGAAGTTGTtattgtgatgtgtgtgtgtgtgtgtacgtgtatgtcgatttatgtgtgtttttattgacttTATAACTTTAAATCCTCTGTATTTCTTGAGGTGACTTCACTTCCACTCAACTACACTAGGGGGCGGTGTTAACATCAAAGTTTGGTAGCTATGCGTCAATAAACACGAAGAAGAAGCGCGTcgggaggaaaacatggcgTCCGCCGCAGACTGCGGAGGGAAACCTCTGCAAAACGCCATGAAAATGGCCAAAGTCGCGATCCAGCTGGACGGAGGAAGCAAACACAAGGTAGAGAAGCTCCCCAGCTGCACGGCCTCGACCACACACTGACTAACACCCCGGATATCAGCACAGGACCCGGGCTGGAGACATGTAAACACACCGAGAGGGGCGGGGGCTGTTAGCAGTCACTTAGCTAACTGCCTTTAAATGACTTTAAATTTAttaattacatgtttttcttGCGGTGGCACGAAGATCAGAATATAGAGAACAAGAAAGTATAAAAACTCGTTGAATACAGACTCACACAGGTCGATGAACTTCACCTGTGGAAACTTAAAGAGACTGTAACATATGGAAGAGTTGGTTTGATAGATTATCCAATCTATCATTCAGTGTTTTGTCCCTGGTGTTCATGATCAGATGCATAAAGACACTGACAGTTACTGCTCAGGTTATAGATCTGATGATGCTCACATACTGATCTGCCCGTAAAATACTAATGAGATCGTATTTCTGACATGTGAAGGggatcacacttttattttctatttattctttATCTAAAAGCAAGCAGATTAAAATCCCAGTCACAGAATCATGCAGGTAAGAATGGAAAGAATGAATTATGGGAAAGAGAAAGCGCCTGTTTAAAGATATGTCAAAATATCATAACATTCTGCTGATGTGCTCACTCTCCCTGTGTGCGGTCTGTGTGCAGGAGGCTTACTGTGAATACCTCCGGACCATCAACTACATATCACACGCACTGCTGGAGGAAGCTGCACCGCAACGTAAGACATGAGAACTGACATGAGCTGATTCACACCTGGTAACACAAACTGTCCTGAGGGATCCGATCAAGTGTTGAGATCTAAGTTCATCTGTTCCCCCCCGACATTAAAACGTGACAAACAGAGCCATGTAGCTGATCAGCTGAACTAATCATCTGGAATTCAGTAGTtgatgtaaaataaatcatctcttTCTTTCGTTGGTTCTTTGTGcctcagaggagaaggagagggaggtggtggtggtggaggtggagcggATGTTGAGGCTTGCTGAGCAGTGTCTGGAGCGAGCCAAGTCCTTTATAGAGAAGAGTGCTGACCCCCTTGACCTCTCAGCCGCCACTTCCTGTTCAACTGCCCAATCAGAACCCCATCAGACCACAGACCTCCCAGTTGCCACAGCTGCAGACACTGGTAAATACAGTCATCTCAAGTCAGAGAAGTCTGGAACTGATTAGCTACTGGTGCACCAGGGGTCACACATTTAAACTAATCAGCACTTTTCACCTCTGCAGGAACGAGCCCAACCAAGACCGGTCACCGCCGGTCGGTGTCAGACGGCGGCGGGGAGCCCCCCCCGTTCCTCCCCCCCGACGTCTTCCAGAAGCTACAAACCGAGGAGTCACATGACACGAGCAAAAAGTGAGGTCAAATATTGCTCCACTCAGTATCAGATATTCTCTGAGGTGAGAGGGAACAGGGATTTCTAATGACGTCACTCATGGATTCCTTCTAgaacttatttaaaaaacatcgTGAAAATCTACACTTttggaaatgaatgaaaaacctTTTAGAATTCTTGCTCCTCTTATTGTGAATTGTTTGTTCAGGTCACTTTACACCTTTTCACGGCCTCACGTGTTGTTGGTGTGGATTCAAGACTTTCACTTGATTAAAATCTGTCAGGATGGCAGAGGGAACGAGAGGCTGTCTTATGAGGCTTGTTCACACCCTCTGGTCAGCATGTTGcttgtttgtatttactttgtgtgtctctctgtgtgtgtgtgtgtgtgtgtgtgtgtgtgtgtacactgtaGGGCGCTGACACCCATTGAACAAGCTTCGCGTCTGAACCAGAAGTTAAAAGCAAACTATGAAGCTCGTCTGGCGAGACTCCCCCCGGGACAGGCCAATCAGAAGACGTCTCTGGtgagtgtttctttttattcatctaTGTGTTGGTTAATGTCCGATAAATAAAGACTTTCATTTTGCAAATGGTCTGAAATTAATTTTCTgaatgtttgatgtgttgtaGTAAAGTAGAACTTTACTAGATGCTCCacattgaggggggggggggggacacaaggTGATGGATACGGTGGTAGAGAAAGATcaaaaggaaatgttttttaaatctcttctaATAAAAAGACACAGACTGAGCAcgtgcttttttatttttgagtcGTTTGCGGTACATCCGGTGCGGTGACGTCAGTGGGTGACGCGCCTGAGCAGCTGATTGGATCGTTCACCTGGGTGGTCACAGACCTCGTGGGTCAGTTGGtttcatataaaaacagacGGAGTTCCTCCGGTCGTCGGTGTCTCGGTCTTCTCTCGGGACAACGATGGTCAAACCGCAGGAAGTCCTCAGTTAGCGCGTCACGTGAGTAACGGGACCGGGACCATGTCTCGCCGTCACGTGGAGCTGCGGCTCTTCTGGAGGAAGCTCAAGGCGTTTGTGAAGGTAACGTCATCAGGAGCTCCGAGGCTCCACCGCTCTGGACCGCCACAGCTGGGTTAGCACGGGTTAGCACGGGCTCGCACGGGTTAGCACGGGTTAGCATCGTTCAACAAATCCAGAGAGACGTGTCAGATGTGGTTTCTGCTGCGTCAGCAACAACCATTCAGTCAAAACTCAGATCAGCTGTTAGGACTCATGCGCGTCATGCTGTGTGGAGATCTTTTGCACTGATGTGATCTATGAGCCATTTACTTGActatattataaaatgttttatataattcTTTCTGAATCTTTGTTCAAGacactttttaaatatagaTATTGTAGATTTTCTATATAATGTCTGGATCCTGTGGGACTCAGTGACgtgttcaccacctcacgtgaCCCTGACTCGCCACAGGAGCATTGGCCCGTTGACTCTGAACAtgtaattaataaaacattgaaaGTATTTCTGTTGGGCGGTGTCATGATATATttcaaattataatttatttagcAGAAtagactgtgtgtctgtgtgtgttcactttcTACATGTACACTAGATTCTCTGCTGTCtaggaggttgtgtgtgtttgaggaccAGGGCAGAATTCAATGACGGGGCGGATCAACATTGTCAAATAAGACGTTTGTGAATCTTGATGAAATGAATCTGACATTTAGAGGacctgtgagtgtttgtgattggctgcagcctCAGTGAATTCAATGGGACAgttggaccttggtggaggaacAAGCTGATTTTCAGCCTGTACATATTAATGCCTGTGTCATCCCCAACAATCTATATGAGTCTGGTTCTTTTATTAACTGGTCACATCTTAACACATGCTCCTTCTCCTTGTTGTGATGTGACTGATGGTCCCTCTGTTGAAATGCAGAAGCTGTCCCTCCAGCGGCAGATGATGGAGAACCTCATCATAGCCAAGGCGCGGCAGGATGCTGTATCCTTCTGTGTGTTCAGCTGGTGAAGGGTCACTTTACTTCCGCCATAAAGTTTGGTCGCTCccagtttaaatataaattgtgATTGGATTTGATCCCAGTTGACGTTTCCCATTGTTTTCCAATGGGAAACAAATTAATGAATGGTAAAGAGGCTTCTGTCTCCTCAGGGATATGATGCATGTTGCAACTTTTAGTTATGTGATCTCTACAGATTAAATGAATACATGAATTATTAAGGTTAAAGGAATCGTGCAGTAAAATGCTTCATAGGCTTTTCAGCTGATGATAGAAAACATGGATCGTTGCTCTGAGGGAAAACAACAAACCTGAAGTGAGAAACGTGCGACTGTCGATTTTATAAACATAAATTATTGGAGGTTTCCTTAAGTTTGTTGTCTcatcagctgcagaggaagatggaggagcgGAGACTCCGGCTGCAGGAAGAAGCCAACAGGTACAAACCCACGAGTCCTTTCTACCTTCAtcctgtgtgtccctctctcccttgtttgttttaatcactTGAGACCTGCTTTTATCTGAGTGTCTGTTTACAACCTGTGATTAGAAAACAGTTCTCACTATAACAACAGCTCAAACCTGCCGTGTTGCACAACTTGATCTGATCAGGATCGAGGAAGATTTGTACTGAATGGTGAATTCAGTGTTTTTAGTCTTTAACACCATGTTATCAGGGACTTTCTCCTGAGTGTAGGTTTCGTTGTGTCTG encodes the following:
- the znf276 gene encoding zinc finger protein 276, translated to MKKKARRPRSSETRRQTAVRLGEEKKTPGTRGRPRKTVPVATDDFYHNDAATDKTVNSELSEETLKPPENKSKPSGRLSTAVCRLCHGKFSPRSLRHAFNRWSRDSIGLLDEDSDAGTQSPLLFHSDFQRLVGVQLDRDPRLSEFICKKCHAKFYKCHSILVRFLQRVNLPPVGKENLKSRKNSTCPESSVDLGSITPPSFTSDSKCLHSLVSWAHRHGEACRSLPDLKEVLKGRCWGSVRAVWGCGDGHRHIMNTSNTSPGHQVNSGRGDRVMSEEEAEPQEDKEEQPGGNGRTQTGSRNTPLLPPAVQAQSSALVDWTSTTGGAEEASARPEDRAADSDLSDRVVSEDELEASRRGEGLDDQSLEPDSDKSARRATVPNKRRQSPKGPEEPKIKKKPGPKPGWKNKFKPKGEELPNIYKCPYQGCTAVYRAPDGLKKHIKEHHEEVRERPCPHPGCNKVFMIDRYLQRHVKLIHTEERNYICDQCGQTFKQRKHLSVHQMRHSGAKPLQCEVCGFQCRQRASLKYHMTKHKAEADLEFACLMCGKRFEKAHNLNVHMSMVHPVIQTEAQRGLSQKQQPPPPYSEQRSITQSGEVAQQDQDR